In Gossypium hirsutum isolate 1008001.06 chromosome D01, Gossypium_hirsutum_v2.1, whole genome shotgun sequence, the genomic window CTTTCTTTAACATTTAGCAGCGCCGCGATTCCATGATCGTCACCATTATCAGCTGAATTCTACTATCGTCTTTCTCTTCAAGACTGAGCGTTTCCCTCTAAAACTTTAGCCCTAACATTCCCTCTTCGGTTTCACTCGCATTTCATGAGATTAAGGTAACTCTTTCTCGCTCTCACTCTCTTCCAATTCAATGTAAAAGTTCATCGAATGAATTATTCAGTTTATTGAAAGTTGGAGCTCTTAAGATAACCAATTAGCAAGAAATTGCTGCTTTCTACGGGTTCCTTTTTTCCAGGCTTTAATAGTTTGTAATAATTTATTTCCTTGGATTAAAATTTGCTTCTTTTTTGGTTAATGCTTTTTGATTTTTTCTGTTATCTTACTGAATTTGTTGCTATTTTTTTTAGTGTACAACTATGAGCTAGATTTAAAGCAATCTCTGTTCTGTAACAATCTTTGAAGTGAAAAGAGTTAAGTGTTTGAAGCTCGTAAGTAGTTGAAAGAGAATGAGAACGAAGCAAAAACGGGCATGCAGAAAACCTCCTGCACGAAAATCAGCTGCATTGGCCGAAAATGTAGAAGCAGTGAAGCAAGGTGAAAAGGCAGTGAACCAAAGTGAAAAGGCTGTGAACCAAAATGAAAGAATAGTGAACCAAAGTGAGGAAGCGTTTTTAAGTTTTATTAACCAAAATAGGAAAGGGGATTCTGTTTCTGCAGACTCAAATGATCTGGAAGTAGTTGACTTAGACTCTGATGAGGCCAAGAGTAATTCATCTTTATCATCCTCTTCAAGTGACAGTGATGAGTCATTTAGTGCTGAAGAAAGTAGCACCGATGACTCATCATCGGTGGATAGGAGATCAAGGAAATCGACTAAAAGGCATGGTAATGTAAAGCAGGAAGCAAGTAAATTACCAAataaagggaggaaagatgatgtTAACTCGTCCAGGGTTTTGCATTCTTTCGGTAAAAAGCATGATGAATATAAGATGTCCGAGCAGGATCCTCGTTACAATACGAAAGAACTGAAAGCCGCATTGGAGGTATGATGAGAGTAGTTATTTATACTAATTTTTAGGCTTGATTAACACTTTGAATGCtcaggaaggaaaagaaaggtgcTTGGAACAATTCTTGGTTTAGCGTTTCCaagatttttgaaatatttaatgcatTTTCTACTTATTGCCTTTTTCTCAACTTATTAGGTGATTAAGAAAATTATGAAGATGGATGAGGCTCAACCGTTCAGTGTTCCTGTAGATCCTGTTGCGTTGGGTAAATCTGTAAGGATATATTGCTATGCGATTTATGAATGCATTGCCAAATTATCTTCAATAGCAGCGTGCTGTGGGTTGAATCTATTCTTGCAATCTTAGTGGGGCTGGGGTCAACCTTTGGATATAACCTAATGTGATGGCCTGCCTACTTGCCCCCTTATATTTATCTTTTCCCTAAGCTGTCAttataatgatattgaaattataGGTTTCACGTTATTCAGTTGTGTTGTGTTGCCTGAAAAGCATAAAATAAAAGATTCAGTTACACAGTTATCATTTATTATGCACAGTGCACCTTTTGAATACTTCTCTAGCCCTATCAATTATATAGATTAATCTTGCTAACTTTCTCTCTCCTCTCTTCTCCTCCCTTCTCCCCATTGGGTTGTGGTTTACCGGAAACAGGATTACTTTAATGTAATCGACACACCAATGGATTTTGGTACCATATGTAGTAATTTAGAAAATAGCACAAAGTACATGAACACAAAAGACGTGTTTAATGATGTACAATACATTTGGGAGAACTGCTGCAAGTGCAACCAGAAGGGAGAGTATATAGTATATCTAATGAAACGAGTGAAGAAAAAGTTCATGAAGTACTGGATAGCTGCTGGCTTGAGCATTGGGCAATCAGGGAAGAGTAATGGTACGAGTTCAGAATTATTACTTATTTCTTACATTCAGGTGGCATCTCcaaaatttattaaagtttttaTGCTAGAGATGCAAAAAGTAGTGGACAAAAATTAGGTGCTTTGTGAAATGAGATTTTGTGTTGTATCAACTACTTAaccattttttgaattttcacCTTGAAGAATTAACCAGTGATACATATAGATAGTCGGTTTTGGGGTTTACTGATATCTAAAatgtttcaattttatttttaatgggaACTCAATTTCAGTAGATACCATTCAGCGTACATTACGTTAGGACATTAAACTTTTCTTAGGTATGAAATGATAGCATCTATCTGGTAAACCTAATTGAAGGTACTTCTGTAATTAGTAGGTTACCGTTGAGAAATGGAAGTTTATAGTATATGTGCAATGATGATGCATCTAATACTAATATCGTTTGTCTTGGAGTCTCAAATTTCAATCATGAATGCTTTGTGAGTAtttttgttttggtgtttaaatatttatcttttagtTTTATTCCTTCAGTGGGAACTTCGTTCGAGCCATCTACAACAGACTATGCTACAAGGCATAGGGGACATGAGCCTTTCTATCCAGTGGGCAGTGCAGATGGTGCCAGTCAGATGCAGCAGGGTCAATTGGGTTTTAATCAGCACCATCTGTACTTCCCTTCATCATGCTATATCCAACCTCATCAATTACCGCAACCTCCACCAAGCACTACACGGCCACAGTTTTCCCAGTTGTCCCCAGTGAgttatcaccaacatcatcagtCACAGCATCCACCGCCAAGCACCAACCAGCCACAATTCTCCCAATTACAATCTCACACGGGTAATATATTCATCATTTCTGCCATTTTTTTCTTGGATGGGTGCTATGACTTCTTATAATCTCTCTTTCCTTTCTGCCTGCTCAAAACTCGtactaattttatttcaatttcaaaccATTCCATTGAGAAGGGATTGTGTTGTCATGCTTTGAATTTGTAGATATGGATAACATAATATTCAATGAAAACATATACATTCCTGAAATCTACCCATATATGTATGTATCTTTTGATGTTATACATGtaaatctttgtatatttttaaCAAGCATATTGATCTTGCATGAGTAACACACTAACTCAGAACAATAATCTTGAATGATTCTAAACTTTGTTGATCTTAATCTTATCTGCCACTAGTATGTGAAAACTACCCATTGAgctttttttgtttctctctcaCACCAATAATGAATTTGTAGGGTTTTGCATTATTAGCTACCTTGAGACATAGCCCCTAAACACGAAAATATGCATCTTCATCAGAACAAAATAGGATGCATCTATTGCTCCTGCATTTTTGATGTGCAACAGCCAACAGTTAAGCCACAAGCAGCCATATCTTCTGCAGCAGCAGCAGAGCATCAGCAAATTAAATGTTGTTGCACTGCCTTTTAACTTGTAATCGGGGCATTACATTCTTAAATGGTTCTTTATTTCCTTATTCGAGAATCCATTAATACAGCAGGTTCTGGGTTTGGAAGCATGCATTTTTTCTGCGTACTCTGAGATTTAGTTTcttcattctctctttttttttttttttaaattgttgtaGGATATTCGCATTTTCAGCCTCCTGGAGACATAGCCCCAAAACACAAAAAGCAGGCATCTAAGAAACACAAAAAGAACTCATCTACAGGTCCTGCAGCCTCCATTCTTAGTGGGTCACCAGGCCAGTCACAACAGCCTCATTTGAGTTACAAGCTGCCATATGGTCTGCAGCAGTACCAGCACAGCATCAACCGGCTACAATCCTCTCAATTGCAGGGTGCTGTAGATGGTGGTAAGTGAGTGAAGCTTTTCAGATTCACAATGATCCTTTACTGCCTTTAATCTTGTAATCAGTACATTATATTCTCAGTGattcttttatgtttatttttataatcCATCATTACTGGTTATGAGTTCAGAAGCGAGCTTCTTTTCTGCACTACTCAGatttaatttcttcattcatttGTCTCTATAGAAGTTCTTTTTTCTCCAAAGGATCTGCATAGCATGTTGCAAtcacatgtaaataaaaaaaaataaaaattccatttTAGAGGAGTTTCAAGACTTTTTCTTCACACatcttcaattttctctttttatttactAGGACACTCTCACTTTCTGCCTCAATCAGATTATACAAGGTCCCATGGGTATGTCCCCTATTATCCAGTGGATCCCATGGTTGTCCCTGGCCAATCACATCCCCAACAGTCCCGATTGAGCGATGGGGAATCTAGTGAGTCCCAGGAACGGCAACTGAAGGCAAGCCATTGCCAGCCTCAATCATCACAGCTGCAACATAATGTAGATATTGGTACTGTCTATACACTGTTTCTTTTGTCAGTCTATGAACCATCTGCTTACCCTTGTGTTTATATAAATTGTATGgatgattttattttcttttctatttgatAACTTAAACATCAGCACCAGCAGAAAAGCAGTGACAGATAAATAAAAGCTAAACATGATTATCAGGAATAACTTTAGTTAGTTGTTAAATTGCATCAGCTAAGAGTTTTTTTTTGCTTTGGGGATGTGAAAGTCTGTAGTTTTCCTTTATGTGAAAATGCATCGAAACTTTCAGTTTTGATGTAACTTCTTTATACTAGCTTCTGATTTTGGGTGGCATATCTGGTTTCCCCCCTTTCTTTGCAGAACATTCACACACGTCACTTACAGATTCTGCCTTGAGGGCTATCAGATGTGCACTTAGATATTCTGCCAGCCCTAAAACTAACAAATCTAACCAAGAAAATCAAGGGCCGTTGGGCTGCACCAAATCCCAGCCTGAGCAGAGCCCACAGAGACCCGAACAGCGACAGTTCACAAAGAAGAGGAAAGGAAGAGGTCCTACTCGCTGCCTCTTCTTAAATGATCTGGCAGATGGTGAGCGGATATTTGTCCACATCAACAAGTTTGGACAGCCTGTTGGTCCAAATTCATCCAAGCTAAGCAGCTTCCTGGGCACTGTAGCACGGAATGGACACAGGGCACCACTTAATTTTATAGACTGGAGGGCATTGCCAGATTCTTACAAAGATGATATGTGGGAATATGTTCAGGCATGATAAAACATTTATTCTGTCTTTTTATGTCATATTGCTTCCCTTTTAGTGACATTTTATCTCTTCCATGTGCTATAGACAAAGTTTGACGTTGATCCAAGTGGCAAGTCTTGGGTCATGCAGTCAATTGCTACAAAATGGAGGGACTGGAAAGCAGATTTAAAGGCAACGTATTATGATTCTCTTAATACAGACGAAGAGCGCTTGAAAGTAAGTGACCCAAGGGTTGTTCCTGACCAATGGCCAAGCCTTATCTCATATTGGAACTCTGAAGACACTAAGGTACATACTGAGCACTGATTGTCATT contains:
- the LOC107922141 gene encoding uncharacterized protein isoform X3, producing the protein MRTKQKRACRKPPARKSAALAENVEAVKQGEKAVNQSEKAVNQNERIVNQSEEAFLSFINQNRKGDSVSADSNDLEVVDLDSDEAKSNSSLSSSSSDSDESFSAEESSTDDSSSVDRRSRKSTKRHGNVKQEASKLPNKGRKDDVNSSRVLHSFGKKHDEYKMSEQDPRYNTKELKAALEVIKKIMKMDEAQPFSVPVDPVALGKSDYFNVIDTPMDFGTICSNLENSTKYMNTKDVFNDVQYIWENCCKCNQKGEYIVYLMKRVKKKFMKYWIAAGLSIGQSGKSNVGTSFEPSTTDYATRHRGHEPFYPVGSADGASQMQQGQLGFNQHHLYFPSSCYIQPHQLPQPPPSTTRPQFSQLSPVSYHQHHQSQHPPPSTNQPQFSQLQSHTGYSHFQPPGDIAPKHKKQASKKHKKNSSTGPAASILSGSPGQSQQPHLSYKLPYGLQQYQHSINRLQSSQLQGAVDGDYTRSHGYVPYYPVDPMVVPGQSHPQQSRLSDGESSESQERQLKASHCQPQSSQLQHNVDIEHSHTSLTDSALRAIRCALRYSASPKTNKSNQENQGPLGCTKSQPEQSPQRPEQRQFTKKRKGRGPTRCLFLNDLADGERIFVHINKFGQPVGPNSSKLSSFLGTVARNGHRAPLNFIDWRALPDSYKDDMWEYVQTKFDVDPSGKSWVMQSIATKWRDWKADLKATYYDSLNTDEERLKVSDPRVVPDQWPSLISYWNSEDTKKRCARNRANRQKHTCGHSSGTKSYARICEEEQNKRPDGKEPTRAELYILTHTRKNGQPVDDTAAKLISKIHEQEAKKQNTSQCSDESNDTLCQVMGEEQGKNVGPYGMGPNRTGIFGPRPGRVVLARMASKAERSANEEVRKIAVKMEAMEEKYALMEKNIARMTSNMEKFLEKIGGSSNILGSEQRHHEEEDPEEDDA
- the LOC107922141 gene encoding uncharacterized protein isoform X2 yields the protein MRTKQKRACRKPPARKSAALAENVEAVKQGEKAVNQSEKAVNQNERIVNQSEEAFLSFINQNRKGDSVSADSNDLEVVDLDSDEAKSNSSLSSSSSDSDESFSAEESSTDDSSSVDRRSRKSTKRHGNVKQEASKLPNKGRKDDVNSSRVLHSFGKKHDEYKMSEQDPRYNTKELKAALEVIKKIMKMDEAQPFSVPVDPVALGKSDYFNVIDTPMDFGTICSNLENSTKYMNTKDVFNDVQYIWENCCKCNQKGEYIVYLMKRVKKKFMKYWIAAGLSIGQSGKSNVGTSFEPSTTDYATRHRGHEPFYPVGSADGASQMQQGQLGFNQHHLYFPSSCYIQPHQLPQPPPSTTRPQFSQLSPVSYHQHHQSQHPPPSTNQPQFSQLQSHTGYSHFQPPGDIAPKHKKQASKKHKKNSSTGPAASILSGSPGQSQQPHLSYKLPYGLQQYQHSINRLQSSQLQGAVDGGHSHFLPQSDYTRSHGYVPYYPVDPMVVPGQSHPQQSRLSDGESSESQERQLKASHCQPQSSQLQHNVDIEHSHTSLTDSALRAIRCALRYSASPKTNKSNQENQGPLGCTKSQPEQSPQRPEQRQFTKKRKGRGPTRCLFLNDLADGERIFVHINKFGQPVGPNSSKLSSFLGTVARNGHRAPLNFIDWRALPDSYKDDMWEYVQTKFDVDPSGKSWVMQSIATKWRDWKADLKATYYDSLNTDEERLKVSDPRVVPDQWPSLISYWNSEDTKRCARNRANRQKHTCGHSSGTKSYARICEEEQNKRPDGKEPTRAELYILTHTRKNGQPVDDTAAKLISKIHEQEAKKQNTSQCSDESNDTLCQVMGEEQGKNVGPYGMGPNRTGIFGPRPGRVVLARMASKAERSANEEVRKIAVKMEAMEEKYALMEKNIARMTSNMEKFLEKIGGSSNILGSEQRHHEEEDPEEDDA
- the LOC107922141 gene encoding uncharacterized protein isoform X4; this translates as MRTKQKRACRKPPARKSAALAENVEAVKQGEKAVNQSEKAVNQNERIVNQSEEAFLSFINQNRKGDSVSADSNDLEVVDLDSDEAKSNSSLSSSSSDSDESFSAEESSTDDSSSVDRRSRKSTKRHGNVKQEASKLPNKGRKDDVNSSRVLHSFGKKHDEYKMSEQDPRYNTKELKAALEVIKKIMKMDEAQPFSVPVDPVALGKSDYFNVIDTPMDFGTICSNLENSTKYMNTKDVFNDVQYIWENCCKCNQKGEYIVYLMKRVKKKFMKYWIAAGLSIGQSGKSNVGTSFEPSTTDYATRHRGHEPFYPVGSADGASQMQQGQLGFNQHHLYFPSSCYIQPHQLPQPPPSTTRPQFSQLSPVSYHQHHQSQHPPPSTNQPQFSQLQSHTGYSHFQPPGDIAPKHKKQASKKHKKNSSTGPAASILSGSPGQSQQPHLSYKLPYGLQQYQHSINRLQSSQLQGAVDGDYTRSHGYVPYYPVDPMVVPGQSHPQQSRLSDGESSESQERQLKASHCQPQSSQLQHNVDIEHSHTSLTDSALRAIRCALRYSASPKTNKSNQENQGPLGCTKSQPEQSPQRPEQRQFTKKRKGRGPTRCLFLNDLADGERIFVHINKFGQPVGPNSSKLSSFLGTVARNGHRAPLNFIDWRALPDSYKDDMWEYVQTKFDVDPSGKSWVMQSIATKWRDWKADLKATYYDSLNTDEERLKVSDPRVVPDQWPSLISYWNSEDTKRCARNRANRQKHTCGHSSGTKSYARICEEEQNKRPDGKEPTRAELYILTHTRKNGQPVDDTAAKLISKIHEQEAKKQNTSQCSDESNDTLCQVMGEEQGKNVGPYGMGPNRTGIFGPRPGRVVLARMASKAERSANEEVRKIAVKMEAMEEKYALMEKNIARMTSNMEKFLEKIGGSSNILGSEQRHHEEEDPEEDDA
- the LOC107922141 gene encoding uncharacterized protein isoform X1, which codes for MRTKQKRACRKPPARKSAALAENVEAVKQGEKAVNQSEKAVNQNERIVNQSEEAFLSFINQNRKGDSVSADSNDLEVVDLDSDEAKSNSSLSSSSSDSDESFSAEESSTDDSSSVDRRSRKSTKRHGNVKQEASKLPNKGRKDDVNSSRVLHSFGKKHDEYKMSEQDPRYNTKELKAALEVIKKIMKMDEAQPFSVPVDPVALGKSDYFNVIDTPMDFGTICSNLENSTKYMNTKDVFNDVQYIWENCCKCNQKGEYIVYLMKRVKKKFMKYWIAAGLSIGQSGKSNVGTSFEPSTTDYATRHRGHEPFYPVGSADGASQMQQGQLGFNQHHLYFPSSCYIQPHQLPQPPPSTTRPQFSQLSPVSYHQHHQSQHPPPSTNQPQFSQLQSHTGYSHFQPPGDIAPKHKKQASKKHKKNSSTGPAASILSGSPGQSQQPHLSYKLPYGLQQYQHSINRLQSSQLQGAVDGGHSHFLPQSDYTRSHGYVPYYPVDPMVVPGQSHPQQSRLSDGESSESQERQLKASHCQPQSSQLQHNVDIEHSHTSLTDSALRAIRCALRYSASPKTNKSNQENQGPLGCTKSQPEQSPQRPEQRQFTKKRKGRGPTRCLFLNDLADGERIFVHINKFGQPVGPNSSKLSSFLGTVARNGHRAPLNFIDWRALPDSYKDDMWEYVQTKFDVDPSGKSWVMQSIATKWRDWKADLKATYYDSLNTDEERLKVSDPRVVPDQWPSLISYWNSEDTKKRCARNRANRQKHTCGHSSGTKSYARICEEEQNKRPDGKEPTRAELYILTHTRKNGQPVDDTAAKLISKIHEQEAKKQNTSQCSDESNDTLCQVMGEEQGKNVGPYGMGPNRTGIFGPRPGRVVLARMASKAERSANEEVRKIAVKMEAMEEKYALMEKNIARMTSNMEKFLEKIGGSSNILGSEQRHHEEEDPEEDDA